The Borreliella mayonii genome has a segment encoding these proteins:
- the lysS gene encoding lysine--tRNA ligase, translating into MKTAHWADFYAEKIKKEKGPKNLYTVASGITPSGTVHIGNFREVISVDLVARALRGSGSKVRFIYSWDNYDVFRKVPKNMPEQELLTTYLRQAITRVPDTRSHKTSYARANEIEFEKYLPIVGINPEFIDQSKQYTNSAYANQIKFALDHKKELSESLNEYRTSKLEENWYPISIFCTKCNRDTTTVNNYDNNYSVEYSCECGNQESLDIRTTWAIKLPWRIDWPMRWKYEKVDFEPAGKDHHSSGGSFDTSKNIVKIFQGSPPVTFQYDFISIKGRGGKISSSSGDVISLKDVLEVYTPEVTRFLFAATKPNTEFSISFDLDVIKIYEDYDKFERIYYGVEDIKEEKKRSFKRIYELSQPYMPSKKIPYQIGFRHLSVICQIFENNINKILNYLKNVQEDQKDKLINKINCAINWIRDFAPEDFKFSLRSKFDNIEILEENSKKAINKLLDFLKKNFEVATEQDIQNEIYKISRENNIEPALFFKQIYKILIDKEKGPKLAGFIKIIGIDRFEKIVSKYIQALK; encoded by the coding sequence GTGAAGACAGCGCATTGGGCAGATTTTTACGCAGAAAAAATAAAAAAAGAAAAAGGTCCAAAAAACTTATACACAGTAGCATCAGGAATTACTCCATCTGGAACTGTGCACATTGGCAATTTTAGAGAAGTTATCTCGGTAGACCTTGTAGCAAGAGCTTTAAGAGGCTCTGGATCAAAAGTAAGATTTATTTATTCTTGGGATAATTACGACGTATTTCGAAAAGTTCCCAAAAATATGCCAGAACAAGAACTTCTTACAACTTATTTAAGGCAGGCAATAACAAGAGTCCCTGATACAAGAAGCCACAAAACAAGTTATGCAAGGGCTAATGAAATTGAATTTGAAAAATATCTGCCTATAGTAGGAATCAATCCTGAATTCATTGACCAAAGTAAACAATATACCAACAGTGCTTATGCAAACCAAATAAAATTTGCACTTGATCATAAAAAAGAACTCTCTGAATCATTAAACGAATATAGAACTTCAAAGCTTGAAGAAAATTGGTATCCAATCAGTATATTTTGTACAAAATGTAATAGGGATACAACAACTGTAAATAATTATGACAATAATTACTCTGTTGAATACTCATGTGAATGTGGAAATCAAGAATCTCTAGATATAAGAACTACATGGGCGATTAAACTTCCCTGGAGAATAGATTGGCCTATGAGATGGAAATATGAAAAAGTTGACTTTGAACCTGCAGGAAAAGACCACCACAGCAGTGGCGGTAGTTTTGATACATCTAAAAATATTGTAAAAATTTTTCAAGGTAGCCCACCTGTAACATTTCAATATGATTTTATTTCAATAAAAGGCCGTGGAGGGAAAATATCCTCCTCATCAGGAGATGTCATATCGCTCAAAGATGTTCTTGAGGTTTACACGCCTGAGGTCACAAGATTTTTATTTGCCGCTACAAAGCCAAATACTGAATTTTCAATCTCATTTGATCTTGACGTAATCAAAATATACGAAGATTACGACAAGTTTGAGAGAATTTACTATGGAGTAGAAGATATAAAAGAAGAAAAAAAAAGATCATTTAAAAGAATTTACGAGCTATCTCAACCATACATGCCAAGCAAAAAAATCCCTTATCAAATCGGATTTAGACATTTAAGTGTAATCTGTCAAATATTTGAAAATAATATAAATAAAATTCTAAATTACTTGAAAAACGTTCAAGAAGATCAAAAAGACAAACTAATAAATAAAATAAACTGTGCAATTAATTGGATAAGAGATTTTGCACCTGAAGATTTCAAATTTTCATTAAGATCTAAATTTGACAATATAGAAATACTAGAAGAAAATAGCAAAAAAGCAATTAATAAACTTTTGGATTTTTTAAAGAAAAATTTTGAAGTTGCTACAGAACAAGACATTCAAAACGAAATATATAAAATTTCAAGAGAAAATAATATAGAACCTGCTTTATTTTTTAAACAAATTTATAAAATTTTAATCGACAAAGAAAAAGGGCCTAAATTAGCTGGATTTATCAAAATAATTGGTATTGATCGCTTTGAAAAGATTGTAAGTAAATATATTCAAGCCTTAAAATGA
- the era gene encoding GTPase Era yields MKSGFAAILGRPSTGKSTLLNSICGHKISIISPIPQTTRNKIKGIFTDNRGQIIFIDTPGFHLSKKKFNIAMMKNIHSSIGEVGLILYTIDIQDKPGEEENKMLEIIKNSKIKFLVLLNKIDLKNTKIKEITQFLKEKGIEDNNIIKISAEKKINTEELKNKIYENFSEGPLYYPQEYYTDQEINFRISEIIREKAIENLKEELPYSLYVDIDTLENKKRSLFIRANIFVANESQKGIIVGKNGKEIKSIGERARKTIAKIFETKCNLFLQVKLKKNWNKEDKLIKRLIN; encoded by the coding sequence ATGAAATCGGGATTTGCAGCAATACTTGGTAGACCATCAACTGGAAAATCTACCCTTTTAAATTCAATATGCGGACATAAAATATCAATCATATCCCCCATTCCGCAAACAACTAGAAACAAAATAAAAGGAATCTTTACGGACAACAGGGGACAAATTATTTTTATAGACACACCGGGATTTCATCTGAGTAAAAAAAAGTTTAATATTGCAATGATGAAAAACATACACTCTTCAATAGGAGAAGTTGGACTTATTTTATACACAATAGACATTCAAGACAAACCTGGAGAAGAAGAAAATAAAATGTTAGAAATAATTAAAAACTCTAAAATTAAATTTTTAGTACTACTTAATAAAATTGACCTTAAAAATACAAAAATAAAAGAAATAACACAATTTCTAAAAGAAAAAGGAATAGAAGATAATAATATAATTAAAATATCTGCTGAAAAAAAAATTAACACAGAAGAATTAAAAAATAAAATTTATGAAAATTTTTCAGAAGGACCACTTTATTATCCACAAGAATACTACACGGATCAAGAAATAAATTTTAGAATTAGTGAAATAATAAGGGAAAAAGCTATTGAAAACCTAAAAGAAGAGCTTCCCTATTCTTTATATGTGGATATTGATACCTTAGAAAATAAAAAAAGAAGTCTTTTTATCAGGGCAAATATTTTTGTAGCAAACGAAAGTCAAAAAGGAATAATTGTAGGAAAAAACGGGAAAGAAATAAAATCAATAGGGGAAAGAGCAAGAAAAACAATTGCAAAAATTTTTGAAACAAAATGCAACCTATTCCTACAGGTAAAGCTTAAAAAAAATTGGAACAAGGAAGACAAGCTAATTAAAAGACTTATAAATTAA
- the secF gene encoding protein translocase subunit SecF: MQRVINFSKYGSNVLIVSVVLILIGLIYTFFYHGGYNWGIDFSSRVNINLSIEKSNIKENEIKEIFSPIYKTLDVNSIFSPNENKSEFSIMVKSDVIDYAFKTEVQKTVLDELKKTFNTNIEVLDSYFIDSSFSSTLRIRSIFLVLGTFILILIYITLRFKLSYAIASILSIFHDIFFIVAFLGAFRIEINSYIIVAILTIIGYSLNDTIIIFDRIRDNVKRLTDNTFLNVLNISISQTLSRTVLTSVTTFVAVFSIYVFTEGSIKDFSLVFMVGVIVGTYSSVFIASPILLNLYKKIK; encoded by the coding sequence ATGCAAAGAGTAATTAATTTTTCAAAATATGGAAGCAATGTCTTAATTGTTAGTGTTGTTTTGATTTTGATTGGGCTTATTTATACTTTTTTTTATCATGGTGGATACAATTGGGGAATAGATTTTTCTTCTAGGGTTAATATTAATCTTTCAATAGAAAAATCAAATATTAAAGAAAATGAAATTAAAGAAATATTTTCTCCTATTTATAAGACTTTAGATGTTAATAGTATTTTTTCACCAAATGAGAATAAAAGCGAATTCTCTATTATGGTAAAGTCTGATGTCATTGATTATGCTTTTAAAACAGAAGTTCAAAAAACAGTGCTAGATGAACTTAAAAAAACATTTAATACTAATATTGAAGTTTTAGATTCTTATTTTATTGATTCAAGTTTTTCTTCTACTTTGAGAATTAGGTCAATATTTTTGGTATTAGGAACATTTATCCTGATTTTGATTTATATAACTTTAAGATTTAAATTAAGTTATGCTATTGCTTCGATACTTTCAATATTTCATGATATATTTTTTATAGTTGCTTTTTTAGGGGCATTTAGAATAGAGATTAATAGCTATATTATTGTGGCAATACTAACCATTATTGGATATTCTTTAAACGACACAATAATTATTTTTGATAGGATTAGAGATAATGTTAAGCGATTAACCGATAATACATTTTTAAATGTATTAAATATAAGTATTAGTCAAACTTTATCAAGAACTGTTTTGACGTCAGTTACAACATTTGTTGCAGTATTTTCTATTTATGTGTTTACTGAAGGGTCTATAAAAGATTTTTCTTTGGTATTTATGGTAGGGGTAATTGTTGGAACTTATTCTTCTGTATTCATAGCGTCTCCAATACTTTTAAATCTATATAAAAAGATAAAGTAA
- the psgB gene encoding HemN-related non-iron pseudo-SAM protein PsgB, with amino-acid sequence MRVDLLPLIELSLYINVSFCCKDFSIFNRILEELKCHLILLGHPIIKTLYIKHIDFCLCRQDNLKFIFTSLSKYINLALLEEFTLEIIPGYVDFETLKLLDEFCITRINLNVQSFSLEFRKIVGMPEISYEKLNILISNIRKFPFDLNIDMAINMPLQKKSHLKRDLKELLSYIPEHICFGDFICEEEGFIILRDFDNGINSEKLWFCALECLESNGYINYEITNFALKGHESKHNKLNWELKPYLGLGLHAVSLLFCNDKNNNVRALIRKDFGFVKANNHLVTFKFLEDLEFFIYHFIQGLGTIQGVSMRSLKLRFEYNEKQFIQFIDYCSTLGKKFVFNDNIILLKGHERFKLDFYLVKIINYFDDNFFKVKFRLP; translated from the coding sequence ATGAGAGTAGATCTTTTACCTCTTATCGAGTTAAGCCTTTATATTAATGTGTCATTTTGTTGTAAAGATTTTAGCATTTTTAATAGAATTTTAGAGGAATTAAAATGCCATTTAATTTTGCTGGGTCATCCAATTATAAAAACACTTTACATTAAGCATATAGATTTTTGTTTATGCAGGCAAGATAATTTAAAATTTATTTTCACTTCTTTGTCCAAATATATTAATTTGGCTTTATTAGAAGAATTTACTTTAGAAATTATTCCAGGTTATGTTGATTTTGAAACATTAAAACTTTTGGATGAATTTTGTATTACTCGAATTAATCTTAATGTTCAAAGTTTTTCTTTAGAATTTAGAAAGATTGTAGGGATGCCTGAAATTTCTTATGAAAAATTGAATATTTTGATTAGCAATATTAGAAAATTTCCTTTTGATTTAAATATTGATATGGCTATCAATATGCCTTTGCAAAAAAAATCTCATCTCAAGCGTGATTTGAAAGAATTGCTTTCATATATTCCTGAGCATATTTGTTTTGGTGATTTTATATGTGAAGAGGAGGGCTTTATTATCTTGAGAGATTTTGATAACGGTATTAATTCGGAAAAGCTTTGGTTTTGTGCTCTTGAGTGTCTAGAATCCAATGGCTACATTAATTATGAAATTACTAATTTTGCATTAAAGGGTCATGAGAGTAAGCACAATAAGCTAAATTGGGAGTTAAAACCGTATTTAGGATTAGGATTGCATGCTGTAAGCTTGCTCTTTTGTAATGATAAGAATAATAATGTAAGAGCTTTGATTAGAAAAGATTTTGGTTTTGTTAAAGCAAATAATCACTTGGTAACGTTTAAATTTTTAGAGGATTTAGAGTTTTTTATTTATCATTTTATTCAAGGGCTTGGAACTATTCAAGGTGTTAGCATGCGATCTCTTAAGCTTAGATTTGAGTATAATGAAAAACAATTTATTCAGTTTATTGATTACTGCTCAACTTTAGGTAAAAAGTTTGTTTTTAATGACAATATTATTTTATTAAAAGGGCATGAAAGGTTTAAGTTAGATTTTTATTTAGTAAAAATTATAAACTATTTTGATGATAACTTTTTTAAAGTGAAGTTTAGGCTTCCTTGA
- the gpmA gene encoding 2,3-diphosphoglycerate-dependent phosphoglycerate mutase: MYKLVLVRHGESEWNRENLFTGWTDVKLSNKGIDEAVEAGLLLKQEGYSFDIAFSSLLSRANDTLNIILRELGQSYISVKKTWRLNERHYGALQGLNKSETAAKYGEDKVLIWRRSYDVPPMSLDESDDRHPIKDPRYKYIPKRELPSTECLKDTVARVIPYWTDEIAKEVLEGKKVIVAAHGNSLRALVKYLDNLSEEDVLKLNIPTGIPLVYELDKDLNPIKHYYLGDESKIKKAMESVASQGKLK, from the coding sequence ATGTATAAATTAGTTTTAGTAAGACATGGAGAGAGTGAATGGAACAGAGAAAATCTTTTTACTGGTTGGACAGATGTTAAACTTTCTAATAAAGGTATCGATGAGGCTGTAGAGGCAGGTTTGCTTCTCAAGCAAGAAGGTTATTCTTTTGATATTGCCTTTAGCTCTTTATTGTCAAGGGCTAATGACACTTTAAACATTATTTTGCGAGAACTAGGTCAATCTTATATTAGTGTAAAAAAAACCTGGAGATTAAATGAGAGACATTATGGGGCTTTGCAGGGTTTAAATAAGTCAGAAACAGCTGCAAAATATGGGGAAGATAAAGTTTTAATTTGGAGACGTAGTTATGATGTGCCACCAATGTCTTTGGATGAGTCTGATGATCGTCACCCCATAAAAGATCCAAGATATAAATATATTCCTAAAAGGGAACTTCCTTCAACAGAGTGTCTTAAAGATACTGTTGCAAGGGTTATTCCTTATTGGACAGATGAAATTGCAAAAGAAGTTCTTGAAGGTAAAAAAGTTATTGTTGCTGCTCATGGTAATTCTTTAAGAGCGCTTGTTAAATATCTTGACAATTTAAGCGAAGAAGATGTTTTAAAGCTTAACATTCCTACAGGCATTCCTTTGGTTTACGAATTAGATAAAGATTTAAACCCCATTAAGCATTACTATTTAGGTGATGAAAGTAAGATTAAAAAGGCAATGGAATCTGTTGCTAGTCAAGGAAAGTTAAAGTAA
- a CDS encoding DnaJ domain-containing protein codes for MTKDYYNILGIQKNASNEEIKKAYKKLAIKYHPDKNKGNKIAEEKFKEINEAYEILSSPDKKRNYDSLGSTNFNGNNDHFEREFNSTRFSNFEDLDFFSKIFGGSSRQTADREITVNISLYDAYMGSKKIVLINNKKIEIIIPKGTLETTKIKINNKGSINPISGIKGSLIVKFNISSYKNFKLNGKTLETAIEVYPWEIALGCEKLFETIEGKKIKLKIPSDAKNGEILNLKGLGMPIIGSSSKRDLKVTLIVKIPKIINNEVKIIYERLKEIYS; via the coding sequence ATGACCAAAGACTACTACAATATACTTGGAATACAAAAAAATGCTAGTAATGAAGAAATCAAAAAAGCTTACAAAAAATTGGCAATAAAATATCACCCGGACAAAAACAAGGGAAACAAAATAGCTGAAGAAAAGTTTAAAGAAATAAATGAAGCTTATGAAATTTTATCTTCTCCTGATAAAAAAAGAAATTACGACTCTTTGGGTAGCACTAATTTTAATGGCAACAACGACCATTTTGAAAGAGAATTTAATAGTACAAGATTTAGCAATTTTGAAGATTTAGATTTTTTTTCCAAAATATTTGGAGGATCTTCAAGACAAACAGCAGACAGAGAAATAACTGTAAATATTTCACTTTATGATGCTTATATGGGAAGTAAAAAAATAGTACTTATAAACAACAAAAAAATCGAGATAATAATCCCAAAAGGGACATTAGAAACAACTAAAATAAAAATAAACAACAAAGGTTCTATTAATCCAATTTCTGGAATAAAAGGGAGCTTAATAGTCAAATTTAATATATCAAGTTATAAAAATTTTAAACTGAATGGAAAAACCTTAGAAACAGCAATAGAGGTTTATCCCTGGGAAATAGCTTTAGGTTGCGAAAAGCTATTTGAAACAATTGAAGGGAAAAAAATAAAACTTAAAATTCCTTCGGATGCAAAAAATGGAGAAATTCTTAACTTAAAAGGACTGGGAATGCCCATAATTGGAAGCAGCTCAAAAAGGGATCTTAAAGTCACATTGATAGTAAAAATTCCCAAAATAATAAATAATGAAGTAAAAATTATTTATGAAAGATTAAAAGAGATATACAGTTAA
- the rpiA gene encoding ribose 5-phosphate isomerase A → MENQKSLVAKYAIDHYIKNNMNLGIGTGTTIYYAIKYLSEKIKSGSLKNLKFYTTSSDTKYLLSKEQIPYESNFSKLNKNLDIAIDGADEILLEKKSLIKGMGGAHLMEKVIAYNSETLLIIADETKIVKKLGTKMPIPIEVAQSAVGFIMTRLEEMNLDTTLRICNEKKGPTITDNNNYILDVKMHVENPEGTEKYFKLFPGILEIGIFNHKNTKIVYYQNKQIKEA, encoded by the coding sequence ATGGAAAATCAAAAAAGTTTGGTAGCAAAATATGCAATTGATCACTACATCAAAAACAATATGAACCTTGGGATCGGAACAGGTACAACTATTTATTATGCAATAAAATATTTAAGCGAAAAGATAAAATCGGGCAGCTTGAAAAATTTAAAATTCTATACAACAAGTAGTGATACAAAATATTTACTCTCAAAAGAACAAATTCCCTATGAATCAAATTTTTCAAAACTTAACAAAAATCTAGACATTGCAATTGATGGAGCCGATGAAATTCTATTAGAAAAAAAAAGCTTAATAAAAGGAATGGGGGGCGCTCATCTAATGGAGAAAGTAATAGCTTACAATTCAGAAACATTACTAATAATAGCAGATGAAACAAAAATTGTAAAAAAATTGGGAACAAAAATGCCTATTCCCATAGAAGTTGCACAAAGTGCTGTTGGATTTATTATGACTAGACTTGAAGAAATGAATTTAGACACAACCTTAAGAATTTGTAACGAAAAAAAAGGACCTACTATAACTGATAACAATAATTATATCTTAGATGTAAAAATGCACGTAGAAAATCCTGAAGGAACAGAAAAATACTTCAAGCTATTTCCAGGTATACTTGAGATTGGAATATTCAACCATAAAAACACAAAAATAGTTTATTACCAAAACAAACAAATCAAGGAAGCCTAA
- the yajC gene encoding preprotein translocase subunit YajC: MYSIGGFVFLLQEFSGNSSFLRSLLVFVPVIAIFWFLVISPQRKEEKNKKEMIKNLKKGDKVLTIGGIFGVVKKLGDTDVILELSPNNEAVFIKNSIDKVLSEKNEVKKGIV, encoded by the coding sequence ATATATAGTATAGGGGGTTTTGTGTTTTTATTGCAAGAATTTAGCGGCAATAGTAGCTTTTTACGAAGTTTGTTAGTTTTTGTGCCTGTTATTGCTATATTTTGGTTTTTAGTGATATCTCCTCAGCGCAAGGAAGAAAAGAATAAAAAGGAAATGATAAAAAATCTAAAAAAAGGCGATAAGGTATTAACAATAGGTGGAATTTTTGGAGTTGTGAAAAAATTAGGTGATACGGATGTTATTTTAGAATTAAGCCCAAATAACGAAGCGGTATTCATAAAAAACTCTATTGATAAGGTTTTGTCTGAAAAAAATGAAGTTAAAAAAGGTATTGTTTAA
- the secD gene encoding protein translocase subunit SecD — translation MKKGSKLILILLVTFFACLLIFPTLKWYFLMSVEDKKISSYSQEALRNYSKKKALNDLVKLKELYNKDPNSSIPASLSYLIPIAKNNYKSSMKIPPNIFTAKTLREGFLTDSDMGEVSLEIYRYYENIKKDKSRIIHLGLDLSGGMSVAISLDYSSVEKKLGRSLTFAEREDAIYRIMQILKDRVDRFGLTEPKIVREAGGNKIFLDIPGEKDESRVSTLLSGKGNLTFYVVDDESTSLLHRKILEAGSFFSISEIQASMNLPDSKQIFPWYVKDSYGVDDELSVRYYVVDASPENSFDGAHIKDAGVSNDPRTGRDTVAFSLDVDGSEKFFKFTQKNIGKSLAVVMEGKIKSVAGIGYAITGGNVSIQGDSFDKKEALDLALVFKTAAFPVDIKIDDLRIIGPTLGARTINLGIKASALALCLVFLFMCVYYGLSGIVAGFSLVIYNIFLILAILSAFNFTLTLTSIAGLILTMGMAVDINIVIYERIKEEIREGRKFENAFEDGFKKAFLSIMDANITTFIAVIFLTLLGTGIIQGFAWSLSVGIVASLFSSLIFSRFILEFIISVRKSKFIGISWSSKYAKSN, via the coding sequence ATGAAAAAAGGATCTAAGCTTATATTGATATTGTTGGTGACGTTTTTTGCATGTCTTTTAATATTCCCGACTTTAAAGTGGTATTTTTTAATGAGCGTTGAGGATAAAAAAATAAGCTCATATTCACAAGAAGCTTTAAGGAATTATTCAAAGAAAAAAGCTTTAAATGATCTTGTTAAGCTTAAAGAGTTGTATAATAAAGATCCAAATAGCAGCATTCCAGCTAGTCTGTCTTATTTGATTCCTATAGCAAAAAATAATTATAAGTCTTCAATGAAAATTCCACCCAATATTTTTACTGCTAAAACCTTGCGTGAAGGATTTTTAACCGATTCAGATATGGGAGAAGTAAGCTTAGAGATTTATAGGTATTATGAGAATATAAAGAAGGACAAAAGTAGAATAATACATCTTGGGCTTGATTTGTCTGGAGGGATGAGCGTTGCCATTTCTCTTGATTATTCAAGTGTTGAAAAAAAATTAGGTCGTTCTTTGACTTTTGCTGAGAGAGAGGATGCTATTTATCGTATAATGCAAATTCTTAAGGATAGGGTAGATAGGTTTGGGCTTACAGAGCCTAAAATCGTAAGAGAGGCTGGTGGAAATAAAATTTTCTTAGATATTCCTGGAGAAAAAGATGAGAGTAGAGTAAGCACTCTTTTGAGTGGAAAAGGAAATTTAACTTTTTATGTGGTTGATGACGAGTCTACATCTCTTTTGCATAGAAAAATATTAGAAGCAGGCTCTTTTTTTTCTATTTCTGAAATTCAAGCAAGCATGAACCTTCCAGATAGTAAGCAAATTTTTCCTTGGTATGTTAAAGATTCTTATGGGGTGGATGATGAGTTATCAGTTCGTTATTATGTAGTTGATGCAAGTCCTGAAAATTCATTTGATGGTGCTCACATTAAAGATGCTGGGGTTTCTAATGATCCTAGAACGGGTCGAGATACTGTTGCCTTTAGTCTTGATGTTGATGGAAGTGAAAAATTTTTTAAATTTACTCAAAAAAATATTGGAAAGTCTTTGGCCGTTGTTATGGAAGGTAAAATTAAGTCTGTGGCAGGAATTGGGTATGCTATTACCGGGGGTAATGTTTCAATTCAAGGTGACTCTTTTGATAAAAAAGAGGCCTTAGATCTTGCTTTAGTTTTTAAAACCGCAGCTTTTCCAGTTGATATTAAAATAGATGATTTGAGAATAATAGGCCCTACTCTTGGTGCTAGGACTATTAACCTTGGTATTAAAGCTTCTGCGCTTGCTCTTTGTTTAGTTTTTTTGTTTATGTGTGTTTATTATGGTTTGAGTGGCATTGTAGCTGGATTTTCGCTTGTTATTTATAATATATTTTTAATTTTAGCAATATTGTCGGCCTTTAATTTTACTTTAACTTTAACAAGCATTGCAGGTCTTATTTTAACAATGGGTATGGCCGTGGACATAAATATAGTTATTTATGAGAGAATTAAAGAAGAAATTAGAGAGGGTAGGAAATTTGAAAATGCCTTTGAAGATGGTTTTAAAAAAGCTTTTTTATCAATTATGGATGCAAATATAACGACATTTATTGCAGTGATTTTTTTAACTCTTCTTGGAACAGGGATTATTCAAGGTTTTGCTTGGTCTCTTTCTGTTGGAATTGTAGCATCCCTTTTTAGTAGTTTGATTTTTTCAAGATTTATTTTGGAATTTATCATATCTGTTAGAAAGAGCAAATTTATAGGTATATCTTGGAGTTCAAAATATGCAAAGAGTAATTAA
- a CDS encoding DUF192 domain-containing protein yields the protein MKKILKWFLFLVLPMSFLSFTDHFYDKEVVINGVKFFVKIASNKLDRAKGYMGTEKVEYGNGMLFVFKKEQNLSFWMENTPLLLEIAYIDSNGIIKEIYDLEPYSRANVNSLYKAKYALELPRGSFSKFQIKIGDKVYFCFDINSLSVE from the coding sequence TTGAAAAAAATTTTAAAATGGTTTTTATTTTTAGTTTTGCCGATGTCTTTTTTGTCTTTTACTGATCATTTTTATGATAAAGAAGTTGTGATAAATGGGGTTAAGTTTTTTGTTAAAATAGCATCTAATAAGCTTGATAGGGCAAAAGGTTATATGGGTACTGAAAAAGTTGAATATGGCAATGGAATGCTTTTTGTTTTTAAAAAAGAGCAAAATTTATCTTTTTGGATGGAAAATACACCTTTGTTGCTTGAAATAGCTTATATTGATTCAAATGGAATTATTAAAGAGATTTATGATTTAGAACCGTACTCTAGGGCAAATGTTAATTCTCTTTATAAGGCAAAGTATGCTCTTGAGCTTCCAAGAGGCTCATTTTCTAAATTTCAAATAAAAATTGGTGATAAGGTGTATTTTTGCTTTGATATTAATTCTTTGTCAGTAGAATGA